The following nucleotide sequence is from Neokomagataea tanensis.
GACCCGATAGCGGCGAAGTGTGTTTGGGTGGCCGGGTGATTAGTAGGCTATCGGATCGTGCGCTGCGACCGCTCCGTCCGCGTATGCAGATGGTATTTCAAGATTCGTTATCGAGTTTTAATCCTCGCCGTAAAGTCGGTGATGCCTTGATCGAACCGTTGAAAATTCATCGTCGTGCCTATGACCCTGCATTTCTGGAGCGCCTTCTTAAGCAGGTTGGCTTGCCGCCGGATGTGATGGACAGACTACCTGGCTCTTTTTCTGGGGGGCAGAGACAACGTCTCAATATAGCTCGCGCCTTAGTTTTAGAACCCGAACTTTTAGTGGCCGATGAGCCTGTCTCTGCACTAGATGTTTCGCTTCAAGCGCAGATCATTAATCTTTTAGGTGAATTAAGGCGCAGTTTGGGTTTGGCGTGCGTTTTTATCTCGCATGATTTGTCCGTTGTAAGGCAAATGAGCGACCGAATTGCCGTGATGTATCTAGGGCGTATCGTTGAATTAGGGGAAACTTTGGCTGTTATGGAGCAGCCGTCTCATCCGTACACACACGCGCTTTTACAAGCCATTCCTCGTTTAAATCGTCCATTGCCGCCACCTCTAAGCGGTGATGTGCCAAGCCCTATTGATCTTCCTGCTGGTTGTCCGTTTCATACGCGCTGCCCCTCTGTCCAAGCGCGGTGCGCACAAGAGCGACCGGAACTGCGAACCGTAGACGGGGGGCGGGAGGTCGCGTGCCATTACCCGATGAATCAGGGCGTAGCGTAATTTCGGCACATAGCTTATTTGTGAAGTACAAAAAACTCTGGCTTTACAGGTTTGTTACAAGTTGAGGCTTGCGCTGGTTCAGGGGAGAGTTCTTCTGTGTCATGCTTTTGCATTCAGAGGTGTCCATGTTTGATGTCCGCTTAACTGCCGCAGTGAAAACAACGCTACGCTCAGTGTTCAACACAGCAATGCTTGCAAGCGTAGGATTGTCGGTGCTTGTGAGCACATCTGCTGTTGCGGCGGACGAGGCGCAAAAAACTGACAACACTGTGAATGTGTCCTCACAAGACGCCGCTTTTGCGGAAGATTTAGAGCAGCGGACCTTCCAGTGGTTTTGGCAAAATTCTAACCCCAAGAATGGCCTCGTGCCGGATCGTGCTCCGCTGCCCAATGGTGCCGCAAGCGTGGCGAGTGTTGGTTTTGGCCTGACAGCTTATGGTATCGGGGCTGAACGCGGTTATATCTCGCGGGATGATGCTGTTGAACGTACGCTGGTGACGTTGCGCTTCATGAGCAATTTACCACAAAACGAGAACATCACGGGAAGTGCGGGTTACCGAGGATTCTTCTACCACTTTCTCGACCCAAATACTGGTTTGAGGGTCGCGGATTGGTCTGAACTCTCCAGTATTGACACCGCACTCTTCATCTCTGGCGTGTTGTTCGCGCAGTCGTACTACACGCATGACACGCCGCACGAAGCAGAAATACGCAAGCTGGCCGAAGGCCTGTATAGTCGGGTCGATTGGGCTTGGATGCGCAATAATGGCCAATGGCTCAGCATGGGGTGGTACCCAACCGGGAAATTCATTAGCACCCCGTGGAAAGGGTATAGTGAGGGCCTCGTTTTATACTTGTTGGCTTTGTCTTCCCCGACGCACCCATTGCCGCCAGAAATGTGGAATCAGTGGACACAAAGTTTCGCCGGGCAATGGGCTAGTTTTGAGGGGCGTAAATTTCTCAATTTTGCACCTTTGTTTGGGCACCAGTACAGCGAGTCATGGTTGGACCTTAGAGGAATACAAGACGACTTCTCTCGGGCGCATCAAACGGACTATTTCCAGAATAGTCGGGCCGCAACATATGCACAGCGGGATTATGCCATTCGAAACCCGGGAAAGTGGAAAGGATACGGTCCTAACCTTTGGGGTTTGACAGCATCAGACGGTCCGGGTGAGGCGCGACAGGATGATGAAGGGCATAGCCGCCATTACCTTGCATATAGCGCCCGTGGTGCCGGGGCAGATTACATCCTAGATGACGGGACCATAGCCCCGACGGCGGCTGGTGGCTCGGTTGCGTTTGCGCCAGAAATCGTGCTGCCAGCTTTGCGTTCAATGCATGATCAATATGGCAGCCGTATTTATGACCAGTTCGGCTTCAAAGACGCCTTTAACCTGACGTTTAAAGACCACGGCCAGTTTTGGGTCGACGGTCAGCAACTGGGCATTGATCAAGGGCCCATACTACTCATGCTGGAAAACTGGCGGAGTGGTTTTGTATGGAACGTAATGCGCAGCAATAGC
It contains:
- a CDS encoding ABC transporter ATP-binding protein; protein product: MPNYAQTGGPLLQVTGLCRRYPLGKGRVLHAVSGVSFAVERGEALALVGESGCGKSTLGRLLVALDRPDSGEVCLGGRVISRLSDRALRPLRPRMQMVFQDSLSSFNPRRKVGDALIEPLKIHRRAYDPAFLERLLKQVGLPPDVMDRLPGSFSGGQRQRLNIARALVLEPELLVADEPVSALDVSLQAQIINLLGELRRSLGLACVFISHDLSVVRQMSDRIAVMYLGRIVELGETLAVMEQPSHPYTHALLQAIPRLNRPLPPPLSGDVPSPIDLPAGCPFHTRCPSVQARCAQERPELRTVDGGREVACHYPMNQGVA
- a CDS encoding glucoamylase family protein; protein product: MFDVRLTAAVKTTLRSVFNTAMLASVGLSVLVSTSAVAADEAQKTDNTVNVSSQDAAFAEDLEQRTFQWFWQNSNPKNGLVPDRAPLPNGAASVASVGFGLTAYGIGAERGYISRDDAVERTLVTLRFMSNLPQNENITGSAGYRGFFYHFLDPNTGLRVADWSELSSIDTALFISGVLFAQSYYTHDTPHEAEIRKLAEGLYSRVDWAWMRNNGQWLSMGWYPTGKFISTPWKGYSEGLVLYLLALSSPTHPLPPEMWNQWTQSFAGQWASFEGRKFLNFAPLFGHQYSESWLDLRGIQDDFSRAHQTDYFQNSRAATYAQRDYAIRNPGKWKGYGPNLWGLTASDGPGEARQDDEGHSRHYLAYSARGAGADYILDDGTIAPTAAGGSVAFAPEIVLPALRSMHDQYGSRIYDQFGFKDAFNLTFKDHGQFWVDGQQLGIDQGPILLMLENWRSGFVWNVMRSNSHIRDGLTRAGFTGGWLAQP